A genomic window from Actinomycetaceae bacterium MB13-C1-2 includes:
- a CDS encoding SDR family oxidoreductase, with amino-acid sequence MKAVVTGAASGIGAACANLLRERGYEVVEWDLNSSDPVDVSSTDSVRRATDRLGGTVNVAVLAAGVSRMAPLVETSDEDWNFQMGVNAFGPFNCLRSLVPLMKKGGSVVVLDSMGGLRGAPFLSAYCASKFAVSGLIESATPELAPLGIRINGVCPMYVRTPMETRELAWEGELTGRTPEEVFAGYEADTPLGRVAEPEEIAEVVAFLASDASGYMTGNLIPVSGGAHLGFTVDDPGSNEE; translated from the coding sequence ATGAAGGCTGTGGTAACGGGGGCGGCTAGCGGTATCGGCGCAGCTTGCGCCAATCTGCTTCGGGAGCGTGGGTATGAGGTCGTTGAGTGGGATCTAAACTCCTCTGATCCAGTGGACGTCTCGTCTACAGACTCCGTGCGTAGAGCTACGGATCGTCTTGGGGGGACAGTAAACGTCGCGGTCTTGGCCGCGGGAGTTTCGCGCATGGCACCTCTAGTTGAGACGAGCGACGAAGACTGGAACTTCCAGATGGGCGTCAACGCCTTCGGTCCCTTCAACTGTCTTCGATCCTTGGTTCCTCTGATGAAAAAAGGTGGGTCTGTTGTCGTCCTCGACTCCATGGGTGGCCTCAGGGGCGCGCCGTTCCTATCGGCCTACTGTGCAAGCAAGTTCGCAGTGAGTGGGTTGATCGAGTCTGCAACCCCAGAACTTGCTCCTCTGGGCATTCGAATCAACGGAGTGTGCCCCATGTATGTACGCACCCCGATGGAAACACGTGAGTTGGCGTGGGAAGGCGAACTTACTGGGCGCACTCCCGAAGAAGTGTTTGCGGGATACGAAGCAGACACACCCTTGGGTCGCGTTGCTGAGCCCGAAGAAATAGCGGAAGTAGTCGCGTTCTTGGCGTCAGATGCGTCCGGGTACATGACCGGAAACCTGATTCCTGTAAGCGGCGGAGCACATCTGGGCTTCACTGTTGATGACCCAGGATCAAACGAAGAATAG
- a CDS encoding LacI family DNA-binding transcriptional regulator encodes MQSPLGINGSTDRVTIREVAILAGVGTKTVSRVMNNEPNVRPETAARVRDAAAKLRYEPDLYAGNLRRRDRSTGSIGLLLADASDPFEASMQRAIEAEVERRGMVMITMSVDENPARQRRAVNEMLRRRVDGLILMPAGRSDGYLTEIQERGLPMVFVDRHADGSAADTILTNNVEASQVAARQLVNLGHRQIALVGKPHEIETERVREQGFLDEVRRTGGEEVDVQVRMGMSDDKETTSVALELLQSSKPPTAFFATQNMITVGTVRALHRLGLQDRVALIGFDDFPLADVLAPGITVLQQNPAEMGRIAARRLLERIDGLEGDPRLDIVVSPLIQRGSGEIRPG; translated from the coding sequence ATGCAGTCGCCATTGGGTATCAATGGATCCACAGACCGTGTAACGATACGCGAGGTTGCGATCCTTGCGGGGGTTGGCACCAAAACGGTTTCGCGGGTTATGAATAACGAACCGAACGTTAGACCCGAAACCGCCGCTCGTGTCCGCGACGCTGCAGCAAAGTTGCGCTATGAGCCCGACCTATACGCCGGAAATCTTCGGCGTCGGGATCGCAGCACAGGCTCAATTGGGCTACTTCTCGCCGATGCGTCCGACCCGTTTGAAGCCTCAATGCAAAGGGCGATCGAGGCAGAGGTAGAGCGCCGAGGAATGGTCATGATTACCATGAGCGTTGATGAGAACCCGGCTCGTCAGCGTCGAGCGGTGAACGAGATGCTTCGCAGGAGAGTTGACGGGCTCATTCTCATGCCCGCAGGACGTTCTGATGGGTATTTGACCGAAATTCAGGAGCGCGGATTGCCCATGGTCTTTGTCGACCGTCACGCCGATGGGTCCGCTGCAGATACCATACTGACCAACAACGTTGAAGCCTCGCAGGTCGCCGCCCGTCAGTTGGTGAATCTTGGGCACCGCCAGATAGCACTGGTTGGCAAACCCCACGAAATTGAGACGGAGCGAGTCCGAGAACAAGGATTTCTTGACGAGGTACGCCGCACGGGTGGGGAAGAGGTCGACGTTCAGGTGCGGATGGGAATGTCCGATGACAAAGAGACGACGAGTGTGGCGTTAGAGTTGCTTCAGAGCTCAAAGCCGCCTACGGCATTCTTTGCCACACAAAACATGATTACCGTAGGCACTGTCCGAGCGTTACATCGGCTCGGCCTGCAGGATCGTGTAGCACTGATCGGGTTTGATGATTTTCCCTTGGCCGATGTACTTGCTCCGGGAATTACTGTGTTGCAACAGAATCCTGCGGAGATGGGCCGTATAGCTGCGCGCCGACTTCTGGAGAGGATCGATGGCTTAGAAGGAGATCCGCGTCTAGACATTGTCGTGTCCCCACTGATTCAAAGAGGATCCGGCGAGATTCGCCCCGGGTGA
- a CDS encoding FKBP-type peptidyl-prolyl cis-trans isomerase: MKSSVRLILPLVVCPALLLAGCSAASEPAQSSQSSESSAGGGGVCDVTVRESSESGQSGSVIEPDEAATSAAMDTVTLSKDVAAAPTATFDAPLDVTTEAVRITDQGDGDTIEDGQIISVNYMVCDIVTGEKMYSTWGANADEDSPFSTSFTSSAFGEMVVNALTGEKVGTRFLWAQPGYGADQSYTGVASNGYLYVMSVAGVKSIPDEISGTEIKSTDKNLPTIDFENGKPAVTIPDTFVAPTELVVQPLVEGDGETVEAGQTVAVKYTGWLTDGTQFDSSWDQTGSDQVVSFPIGQGNVISGWDKGLVGQKVGSRLLLVIPSEMGYGENGSGTVIPPNSDLVFVVDILAAY, translated from the coding sequence GTGAAGTCTAGTGTTCGCCTTATTCTGCCGCTTGTGGTCTGTCCCGCGCTGCTTCTGGCAGGTTGCTCAGCTGCCTCGGAGCCTGCGCAATCGAGTCAGTCCTCGGAAAGCAGTGCAGGAGGCGGCGGAGTCTGCGACGTTACGGTCCGTGAGTCTAGCGAGTCTGGTCAATCCGGTTCGGTTATCGAACCGGATGAGGCCGCAACTAGTGCTGCCATGGACACAGTGACCCTGAGCAAGGACGTTGCGGCCGCGCCGACGGCAACCTTTGATGCGCCTCTGGATGTCACGACTGAGGCTGTGCGCATTACGGATCAAGGCGATGGCGACACGATCGAAGACGGTCAGATCATCTCGGTGAACTACATGGTCTGCGACATAGTCACCGGAGAGAAGATGTACTCGACCTGGGGTGCCAACGCGGACGAGGATTCCCCGTTCAGCACTTCCTTCACTTCCAGCGCATTCGGTGAAATGGTGGTTAACGCGCTCACAGGTGAAAAGGTCGGGACGCGTTTTCTCTGGGCTCAGCCGGGATACGGCGCGGACCAAAGCTACACGGGAGTCGCTTCAAATGGCTATCTCTACGTCATGTCTGTTGCTGGCGTGAAGAGCATTCCTGATGAGATTTCGGGCACCGAGATAAAGTCCACGGATAAGAACCTGCCCACGATTGATTTCGAGAACGGGAAACCCGCGGTCACGATCCCGGATACTTTTGTCGCGCCGACGGAGTTAGTGGTTCAGCCACTAGTCGAAGGTGATGGCGAGACTGTGGAAGCCGGACAGACGGTGGCTGTGAAGTACACCGGATGGCTCACGGACGGAACGCAGTTTGATTCTTCGTGGGACCAGACGGGATCAGATCAGGTCGTATCATTCCCAATCGGGCAAGGGAACGTCATATCTGGTTGGGATAAGGGATTGGTTGGACAGAAGGTTGGTAGCCGCCTGCTCTTGGTAATCCCCTCTGAGATGGGCTATGGAGAGAATGGCAGTGGAACCGTTATTCCGCCTAACTCCGATCTGGTTTTCGTGGTTGATATCTTGGCGGCGTACTGA
- a CDS encoding helix-turn-helix transcriptional regulator, with product MNSSLKKQLGTNLRALRKGRGLSQEMLAEELGFTPRYLAGIERGERNLTLDSVDALARQLRVPSSLLLANADDVTTTQIL from the coding sequence GTGAATTCGAGCCTCAAGAAGCAACTGGGCACCAACCTGCGTGCACTCCGAAAGGGCCGTGGCCTCTCGCAAGAGATGTTGGCGGAGGAGTTGGGCTTCACCCCTCGATACCTGGCCGGCATCGAGCGGGGCGAAAGAAACTTGACTCTAGACTCCGTGGACGCACTAGCACGACAGCTCAGGGTTCCGTCGTCGTTATTGTTGGCCAATGCCGACGACGTGACCACAACCCAGATACTCTAG